The Rhodanobacter sp. LX-99 genomic interval TTGACGCTCAACTGCGGTTACGGTCACGGCTACAGTGTTCGCGAAGTCATCGACGCGGTGCAACGCGTCAACGGCCATCCCCTGACCGTGATCGATTTGCCGCGTCGCGCCGGCGATACGCCGATGCTGATTGCGCGCAGCGATCGCCTCAAGCAGCGGCTGGACTGGCGGCCGCAGTACGACGATCTGGATTTCATCGTGCGCACGGCACTGCTGTGGGAACAGAAGCTCGCGCGGGAGGCCGTGACGCTGGTTTCGAGTACATGAATTTCGTAAGGCCCGGGGAGGATGCGCCGAACCTTGTCCGGCGCGCGCGCCCCATGCGTCATTCCACGGTCACGGATTTCGCCAGGTTGCGCGGCTGATCGACGTCGGTGCCGCGCAGCACGGCGACGTGGTAGGCGAGCAGTTGCAGCGGCACGGTGAACACGGCGGGGGCGATGAAGCTGCCGCCGGATTCCACCCGCAGCATGACGCCGTGGTCGGCCATGTCGCCCATGCCGGCGGCGCCGTCGGCGAACACGATCAGGCGGCCGCCGCGGGCGCGCACTTCCTGCAGGTTGGATTTCAGCTTGTCCAGCAGCGGGCCGTTCGGCGCCACCGCGATCACCGGCATCTTCTCGTCGACCAGGGCCAGCGGGCCGTGCTTGAGTTCGCCGGCCGGGTACGCCTCGGCGTGGATGTAGGAGATTTCCTTGAGCTTCAGCGCGCCTTCCAGCGCCACCGGGTACTGCGCGCCGCGGCCGAGGAACAGCGCATGCTGGCGCTGAATGAACTCGCCGGCCAGCTCGATGATCGCCGGCTCCAACTGCAAGGCGTCCTCGATCGCGCGCGGCAGGTGCTGCAGCTCGGCGCACAGGGCCATGTAACGGTCGGGGTCGAGGCCGTGGCGGCGGGCCAGTTCCAGCGAAAGCAGGGCGAGCCCGGCCAGCTGGGTGGTGAACGCCTTGGTCGAGGCCACGCCGATTTCCGGGCCGGCGCGGGTCATCAGTTTCAGGTCCGCCTCGCGCACCAGCGAGGACTCGGGCGAATTGCAGATCACCAGGGTGCCGAGGTAGCCGCGGCGGCG includes:
- the glmS gene encoding glutamine--fructose-6-phosphate transaminase (isomerizing), which codes for RMLYLDEGDVVEITRDSVQVCGLDGAPVARAVHESELSTDAVERGEYRHYMQKEIFEQPHAVASTLEARLGPHGVLPNTFGVDSDALLQATRGLHIIACGTSYHAGLVAKYWIEEFARLPVSVEVASEYRYRETVVPEGTLFVAISQSGETADTLAALRESRRRGYLGTLVICNSPESSLVREADLKLMTRAGPEIGVASTKAFTTQLAGLALLSLELARRHGLDPDRYMALCAELQHLPRAIEDALQLEPAIIELAGEFIQRQHALFLGRGAQYPVALEGALKLKEISYIHAEAYPAGELKHGPLALVDEKMPVIAVAPNGPLLDKLKSNLQEVRARGGRLIVFADGAAGMGDMADHGVMLRVESGGSFIAPAVFTVPLQLLAYHVAVLRGTDVDQPRNLAKSVTVE